A window of Mytilus edulis chromosome 10, xbMytEdul2.2, whole genome shotgun sequence contains these coding sequences:
- the LOC139490874 gene encoding diamine oxidase [copper-containing]-like — MANNYSNRAYEFTNEPKEKKTSSLKILVCGQLLGIIVFIIGFAAGLCIGIFVYNGNESKLAYTENCQNQRGTGRLKIKQSEQPDITTVTNDIPSSINRGKETLNDKGEVKNKDSEHTSTSEDSDEQTCKRCVWRNPILPSSQPNLFAPLSAEEMTLVHRTLVDFKIVDVDHGQELTFKSNFIGTMFLHPPNKREALQYLDDDGKFPGRYATAVVIRGNIDQKDYMQYKIGPLEGQLPDVKVTQLLKNGEVPYESRPYDNVEIGEIIFSILADLDKISALLKDSFDINNVYEDVSIMPNGPYNDGSGRVSRFTIGLRGLGDKEFDFLNILPFTGRLSHSGQNTSDWFTYDFFYLNQGPFSNITELINVYNSGKLKYIKYPEGYKEYIIQETLPIRQVNSPVRPDSHYPGTSTYEPHGPRYTISGHVVNWMGWSFTVSTGQHRGPSIFDVRFKGERIIYENSLNEIALVYSADGSGQDNMVYLDSVYGLGEAKRAIPRVDCPFYASYLNSSGWNPRGLKASILPTFCIFEVNAQDPLWRHKGQDVEAGLNNNFLVARYPTQVGNYDYIIDFQFYLDGRVKTTASATGFIQGSFWNPSSDVQTPFGYKVANSLIGPIHDHTFGFKVDMDVAGKDNDFQLIHWKYGDVNRAMKNNKTDPSNYFFYNHTRYIEWDYVEKETGLKVDTENQKYWTIINRNKKNKNGVNRGYRIIPMTTSSQNLPDDYPRMQELSFTKYHCAITKQKDNEQYLKPLYFPVDNKLFNDTSPSQLYLEDMLDGESIANEDIVTWLSVGFLHIPTSEDVPMTIKVESGFTLKPFNFFDRTATFDIPALAVFNNTVYDNAPVPDMCVSEPYPIQH, encoded by the coding sequence ATGGCAAACAACTATTCAAACCGTGCATACGAGTTTACCAACGAACCCAAAGAAAAGAAGACATCATCTTTAAAAATCCTTGTTTGTGGACAATTATTAGGTATTATAGTTTTTATAATCGGATTTGCTGCAGGGCTTTGCATCGGAATATTTGTGTATAATGGCAACGAATCAAAATTGGCATATACAGAAAACTGCCAAAACCAAAGAGGAACAGGAAGGTTGAAAATCAAACAATCAGAACAACCAGATATTACAACAGTTACAAATGATATTCCATCATCAATAAATCGTGGTAAGGAGACATTAAACGACAAAGGAGAGGTCAAAAACAAGGACAGTGAACACACATCAACATCAGAAGATTCTGATGAACAAACATGTAAAAGGTGTGTGTGGAGAAATCCGATCCTTCCTTCATCTCAACCAAATTTATTTGCTCCTCTGAGTGCCGAAGAGATGACCCTCGTTCATAGAACTCTGGTTGACTTTAAAATAGTAGACGTTGATCATGGTCAAGAACTTACCTTCAAATCTAACTTCATAGGAACGATGTTCTTACATCCGCCAAACAAAAGGGAAGCTTTGCAGTATTTAGACGATGACGGTAAATTCCCGGGCAGATATGCAACTGCAGTTGTGATCAGAGGTAATATTGACCAAAAGGATTATATGCAATATAAGATTGGCCCATTGGAGGGACAATTACCCGATGTTAAAGTGACACAGCTATTGAAGAACGGAGAGGTGCCGTATGAAAGTAGACCATATGATAATGTTGAAATAGGAGAgataatattttctattctagCAGATTTAGATAAAATATCGGCGTTACTCAAAGACAGTTTTGACATTAATAACGTGTATGAAGACGTTTCTATCATGCCGAACGGTCCATATAATGACGGGTCTGGAAGAGTAAGTCGATTTACAATAGGATTAAGAGGTTTAGGGGATAAAGAGTTCGACTTCTTAAACATCCTACCATTTACTGGAAGGTTGTCCCACAGCGGTCAAAATACGTCTGATTGGTTTACATATGACTTCTTTTATTTAAATCAAGGTCCATTTTCAAATATAACAGAGCtaataaatgtatataacagtGGAAAActgaaatacataaaatatccAGAAGGTTACAAAGAGTATATAATTCAAGAGACTCTTCCCATTAGACAGGTTAACTCTCCTGTAAGACCGGACTCCCACTACCCGGGAACGAGTACATACGAACCTCATGGTCCTAGATATACAATATCTGGCCATGTTGTCAATTGGATGGGTTGGTCGTTTACTGTTTCCACGGGCCAACATAGAGGTCCATCGATATTTGATGTAAGATTTAAGGGAGAAAGAATAATATACGAGAATTCTTTGAACGAGATAGCACTTGTTTATTCTGCCGATGGCTCGGGACAAGATAACATGGTATACCTGGATTCGGTGTATGGGTTAGGTGAGGCAAAGCGGGCCATTCCTCGAGTTGACTGTCCATTTTACGCGTCCTACTTGAACAGCTCGGGTTGGAATCCAAGAGGATTAAAAGCTTCAATTTTACCGACATTTTGTATTTTCGAAGTGAATGCTCAAGATCCTTTATGGCGACATAAAGGGCAAGATGTTGAAGCAGGACTTAATAACAACTTTTTAGTGGCTAGGTATCCTACACAGGTTGGTAACTATGACTACATTATTGATTTTCAGTTTTATCTCGATGGAAGAGTTAAAACTACTGCTTCTGCGACTGGATTTATTCAGGGCTCTTTTTGGAATCCGTCTTCAGATGTCCAGACTCCGTTCGGGTACAAAGTTGCAAATTCTCTCATCGGTCCAATACATGATCATACATTCGGATTTAAAGTCGATATGGATGTAGCTGGCAAGGACAATGACTTCCAGCTAATTCATTGGAAATACGGAGATGTGAACCGCgcaatgaaaaacaacaaaaccGATCCTTcgaattatttcttttacaatcaTACTAGATATATAGAATGGGATTATGTAGAGAAGGAGACTGGACTTAAAGTAGACACGGAAAACCAAaaatattggaccataataaatagaaacaagaaaaataaaaatggtgTTAACCGCGGCTATAGAATTATCCCTATGACAACAAGTTCACAAAATCTTCCTGACGATTATCCAAGAATGCAGGAACTTTCATTTACTAAATATCACTGTGCAATAACTAAACAGAAAGACAATGAACAATACTTAAAGCCTCTGTACTTTCCAGTGGATAATAAACTTTTCAATGATACATCTCCTTCACAGTTATATTTAGAAGATATGTTAGATGGCGAGTCTATCGCAAATGAAGATATAGTGACTTGGTTATCAGTTGGCTTTCTACATATTCCTACATCTGAAGATGTTCCCATGACAATTAAAGTAGAATCAGGATTTACACTTAAACCCTTTAATTTCTTTGACAGAACAGCGACATTTGATATTCCAGCTTTAGCGGTGTTCAATAATACTGTTTATGATAATGCACCCGTACCGGACATGTGTGTTTCCGAACCGTACCCTATTCAACATTAA